AGCGCATTCGTCGCGGGCGGTGGTGCGGCAGCGTGGGCTGCAAGCGGCACGCTGGCCACTCCGGCGTCGGCGCAGACTAAGCCCGGCCAGCCGACCTACCACTACTTGCCGGCCAACTCGGACACGGTGCATTGGGGCTATTTCAGCAAGCTACTAAAGCCTCAGCTCGAAGTGGATTCGGGCGACTACATCACCATTGAGGCCGTGACCCACCACGCCGGCGACGACGTCGAACGTATGGTCAAAGGCGATCCGGGTATTGAGAGTATTTATCTTTGGACCAAGGATAAGAAAGGCGTCAATCGCCGTGGCGCCGGCCCGATCGACGGCAAGCAGCTCGGGCGCGGCGCAGGCGAAGGCTTCGGCGTGCATATCTTGACCGGTCCAGTTTTTGTTCGCGGCGCCGAGCCGGGCGATATCATTGAAGTCCGCATCATGGATGTAAACCCCCGGCCCTGCGCCAATCCGGCGTACCCGGGCAAGTCATTCGGCAGCAACGCGGCGGCTTGGTGGGGCTTTCATTACAATGATCTGCTCACTGACCCGAAGCCGCGCGAGGTGTGCACGATCTACGAGATCGACACCAGCGGGCAGCAAAACTGGGCGCACGCGGTCTACAACTTCCGCTGGGTGCCTCAAACCGATCCGTATGGTGTCGTGCACAAGATCATCGACTATCCCGGCGTGCCGGTCGACCATTCGATCGTGCAAGAGAACCACAACATCCTCAAAAACGTCCGCATCCCGATCCGACCGCATTTTGGAGTCATGGGCCTGGCGCCAAAAGAAGCCGACATCGTCGATTCTATTCCGCCGAGCTATTTCGGCGGCAACATCGATAATTGGCGTATCGGCAAGGGCGCGACCTTGTACTATCCGGTTGCAGTGCCAGGCGGCTTGTTCTCAGTCGGCGACTCGCACGCCGCGCAAGGCGATTCTGAATTGTGCGGCACCGCCATCGAAATGTCGCTGACCGGGACCTTCCAGCTTATCCTGCACAAGCAGAATTCACTGAGCGGTGCGCTCGCCGGGCTGAATTACCCGCTGCTTGAGACGCAGGACGAATGGGTCCTGCACGGATTTAGCTTCCCCAATTATCTCGCGGAGCTCGGCGCTACGGCGCAGCAGGACATCTACAAGAAATCCTCGATCGATCTCGCGCTAAGGGATGCGTTTCGCAAAATGCGTAGCTTCCTGATCACGACCAAGGGACTGAGCGAGGACGAGGCGATTTCGCTCATGTCCATTGGAGTCGACTTCGGCGTCACGCAGGTGGTCGATGGCAATTGGGGCATCCACGCGATCATCAAGAAGAACCTGTTTGCCGGTATAGCGACGGCTTGAAGCTCCAGGACCCGTGAAGCGACGGGAATGTTAGAATCGGACCAGCAATAGCCCTCGGGCGACGCGCAATGTCCGAGGGGATCATTCGCGTCGTTTTGGCCACACGTCGACCATTTCCGATCTACCCCTCACGGCCGACATGTGGACGATCGCTGGATTTCGTCGGTATGGGCCAGGACCTGGCTCATGACCCGCAGCAAACGACATTCGTCATCCGATCACCTCGTCGGCGCGGGCAAGCAACGTGGGTTGCACCGTCAGGCCCAGCGCCTTTGCGGCGTGATTTTGAGTGCTCGGTCCCAATTTCAGATATAAGATTCAATCGGAGGGTGTCGGTCGAGGAGTCTGGAAGACGAGCCGCGGGCAGGACAGTGGAGCCTGTGTGCATGACCGAGATCGAGCGGTCGGTGCTGACCGCGATGTTCAACCGCGTGGTCTATCCCGAGGACCTGCGCGATGCCGCCGGGTCGACGCTGCCGAGAAGGACCTTCAGCATCCGCTTGTCGCGCTCGGCCGCGCGGTGTCCGCGGTGTCGAGGAGCGCGGTATCTGATCGGGGGAGATTTCACGGCGTCGCCGACCTCAACGTCGCCGCCATCCTGTCCTGAGCCTGGCCGGCGCGGACGGATTTCGGCCCGTTCCCGAAAGCCGCAACTGGCTCTCGCGGCGCCGGCTCGGGCCGCGCGTGAATTGCAACGGTAGGAGGACATCATGAGACGACGCCGCGTGTTGCAACTCGGGCTCGGCGGGATCGCTGCGCTCGGCGCCCTTCCCCTGATCGGAGCACAAAGGGCGATGGCTGCTGATGGCCCCGAAACCTTCGTCTACGTCTCGAACGCCGGCACCAAGGACATCTCTGTCCTCGGCATGAACCGCGACACCGGTGAGCTCACCATGATCGAGAAGGCGCCAGTGCCGGGCGCGGAGAAGACCTCGCTAGTCAGCCTGCCGATGGCGCTGGCCCCAAACAAGCGCTTCATTTACGCGCAACTGCGCAGCGAGCCGTATCCGGTCTCGACGTTCTCCATCGACCACCCCACCGGGAAGCTCACCCATCTCGACGCGACGCCGCTGGTCGATCAGATGGCCTACATAAACGTCGATAAGACTGGCAAATACCTGCTCGGCGCGTCCTATGCCGGCGCCAAAGTGGCAGTCTATCCGATCGACGCGCGCTATATCGTAGAAGACAAGGCGACGCAAATCATCGACACCAAGCCGAAGGCCCATTGCGTCTTCATCGACGCCAGCAACAAGCATGCCTATGTGCCGGTGCTCGGCGCCGATTACGTCATGCAGTTCAAGTTCGATGCCCGCACCGGCATGCTGACGCCCAACGATCCGCCCACGGTCGCCACCAAGGCCGGCGCCGGCCCGCGCCATTTCATCATCCACCCGAACGGCAAATGGGGTTATCTCATCACCGAGACGACCGCGACGATCGGCACCTATTCGATCGACGAGGACAAGGGTACCCTTACCGAGGTGGCATTCGTCGACACCGGCGATTACAACCAAAAAGATTCGGCCTTCGCATCCGACATCCATATCACGCCGAACGAAAACTTCCTTTACGGCGCCGTGCGCACGACCAGCATGCTGCATGGGTACAAGATCGATCCCGAGAAGGGCACGCTGACCGGGATCGGCAAATGGCCGACCGAGAAGACCCCGCGCGGCTTCAACATTGATCCGCGCGGCAAGTTCTTGCTGGCCGTGGGGATGGATTCAGCGAGCCTGACCGTCCATGCGATCGACCAGAAGAGCGGCGAGCTGAACAACGTCAAGCAATATCCAATGGGCAAGCAGCCGAACTGGGTCGAGATCGTCGATAGGATCCACGACTAGCCGCCCCTCATACCGTAATGGCCGCGCTTAACCCGGCCAACCAACAGACCCCCGGGTCAAGCCCGGTCAAAAAAGTCCCTAGAACGGTCGCATCGCGGTGCGCAGTTACGCATATCATTTCCAGCGTAGCGCAAAATGCTTTACGATTGCGTTCGCGTTTTGAGGCGGGCAGATGAAGCTGAACAGCACCGTATTCGCTTTGCCTGCACCGTTGTAGCGGCGACCTTGACGATTGGGTCTACGGTCTGGAGCGCCGCGGCCGCACCTCCCGCTGCATCAACGAGCAGCACGTCAAGAGAGCCTAGCGCTTGCCACACACGAACCGCGCACCGGGCGGTTCCTCTACGCAGTCAATCAGGCGGCGGCGATACGGGGTTCCATATCGGTCTACGACATGGGTACCGAACATCGTCTAGTTAAGACCATCGAGACCGTTCGTGACGTGGACGACGTGAAGGGGGTCGCCGCTAGCTAGTTTCTGTCGCGAAACGCCCGGATTAAATGGTGGCGATCCAGGTTATCTCGATGGATTGGGCACAAAATGCCAATGGAGGCCAGCATCGGCGAGCCCCGGACGGGTCGATTTTCGAGCTTGGGCTCGGTGTTGGTTGGCAAACGTTCAGCTCGAGAACGTTGAGCCGCGGCCGTTCTGATCTGTCGGGAAGCTTGCGTATCGTCAAGCAGCTCTTCGTCGGCGAGGCGACCGCGTCGTCAGTAGCGCCGCGATTCTCATGAGGTTGTTGGCGAGCACAGCGGCGCCGACCCACAATTCGAAGCGGTCGTGTCCTTCGGCGAGACAGCGCTTCATGCCCCGGCCTCGGAACAGCACCGAGATGCGTCCTTCGATGCCGGCGCGAAAGCGCTGACCATCCTTGAAGACCGCGCTCTTCTCGTAGGCTTCGCGTCGTCCCGTCCTCTTGCCGCCACGCTGCGGAATGCACACCACCTTGACGCCGGCATGCTTGCACGAGGCAAGGTTCTGCTCGCTGAAGAAGCCGCGATCCGAGCCATACAGCTGCGGGGCGCGGCCAAAGGCTTGCCTGTGGCGCTGGAGAGAAGATGCCACGTGAACTTCGTCGGGCGGATTGCCTTTCAGCACCTCATATTGCGTGATCAGGCCGGCTGCGCTTTCGGCGAGGAAGACTTTGTGGCCGAACTCGACCGGCGTGCGCACCTTGCCGCGCTTAATCAGGTCGGTATGAGGCTCGAAGATGGAATAGATCTTCTCGTCGGTAGCGAGCTGCTCGCCAAAGAGCACGCGACGGCGTGCCTGATCGATGACACGATCTCCCAGGTGGCAAAAGTGCTCGATCTGCCCGCGCAGGTCCTCGATGGCCATGTCGGTGAACACGTCCTTGCCGCGGATCGTGCGGGTTCTCTCGAGCCCCGCGCGGGCGTTTCCTACGACCTCCTCGGCGATGTCGATGAGCATCCGGTATGTGCGGGCCTGCTGCTCGTGACGCTGCCTCGTCGTCATGCGCTGGATCTCGTACATCCGCCGCCGCGCGGCGCGCGGGCGGTCGCAAAAGCCTTTGATTCTTCGCAATTCCAGCGCTTTGGCCAGACGGCGGACCAGGCGTGTGACGACGCGGACCACATCCCATAGCAACGTGTTGTCGGTTGGATGATGAATGTCGGTCTGCACCACCGTCGTGTCGACCCGCAACTTAGCGCCGTCCTCCAATCCGAGCTCGACCGCTGCCCGAACCACCAAATCGTTGACCGCTCTCAGCGTTTGTGGGGTCAGACGGATGAAGCCACGCTGAAAGGCGTCATGCTTCGGCACCGGCGCGCAGTAGAAGTCGGTGAACTGACGAAGCGTCAATCCATCTGCGATGCGTTCACGCAACTCGCGATAGTCCCAGTTCTTGAGCCGCATCAGAACCAGCGAGCGCAGAACCTGCGTCGCCGTCAATCCGTGACGACCGCTATCGGGCTGCTTCAGGCCACGCACCAAGTCCCGCCGGACGCGCTCGATGACGTCCCGCTGGTCGTCGAGAAAGCCGGATATCGCCTCCAGCGGCGGCTCCAGGCGAATGCCCTGATCGCGTTGCCGCATCAGCTCCCAATCGGCAAAGCTGATCTGTCGCGCCGTCGCTCTCACATCGCTCGGCTCTTCTTGCTTTTGGATGCTTCGGCGCGTTCTCGCTTCAGCGCTTTGATGT
The DNA window shown above is from Bradyrhizobium sp. ISRA464 and carries:
- a CDS encoding ISNCY family transposase, coding for MRQRDQGIRLEPPLEAISGFLDDQRDVIERVRRDLVRGLKQPDSGRHGLTATQVLRSLVLMRLKNWDYRELRERIADGLTLRQFTDFYCAPVPKHDAFQRGFIRLTPQTLRAVNDLVVRAAVELGLEDGAKLRVDTTVVQTDIHHPTDNTLLWDVVRVVTRLVRRLAKALELRRIKGFCDRPRAARRRMYEIQRMTTRQRHEQQARTYRMLIDIAEEVVGNARAGLERTRTIRGKDVFTDMAIEDLRGQIEHFCHLGDRVIDQARRRVLFGEQLATDEKIYSIFEPHTDLIKRGKVRTPVEFGHKVFLAESAAGLITQYEVLKGNPPDEVHVASSLQRHRQAFGRAPQLYGSDRGFFSEQNLASCKHAGVKVVCIPQRGGKRTGRREAYEKSAVFKDGQRFRAGIEGRISVLFRGRGMKRCLAEGHDRFELWVGAAVLANNLMRIAALLTTRSPRRRRAA
- a CDS encoding lactonase family protein, with amino-acid sequence MRRRRVLQLGLGGIAALGALPLIGAQRAMAADGPETFVYVSNAGTKDISVLGMNRDTGELTMIEKAPVPGAEKTSLVSLPMALAPNKRFIYAQLRSEPYPVSTFSIDHPTGKLTHLDATPLVDQMAYINVDKTGKYLLGASYAGAKVAVYPIDARYIVEDKATQIIDTKPKAHCVFIDASNKHAYVPVLGADYVMQFKFDARTGMLTPNDPPTVATKAGAGPRHFIIHPNGKWGYLITETTATIGTYSIDEDKGTLTEVAFVDTGDYNQKDSAFASDIHITPNENFLYGAVRTTSMLHGYKIDPEKGTLTGIGKWPTEKTPRGFNIDPRGKFLLAVGMDSASLTVHAIDQKSGELNNVKQYPMGKQPNWVEIVDRIHD
- a CDS encoding acetamidase/formamidase family protein, producing MCAGDDQACPQFELHRQKLLEDLDQERRAFLKSAFVAGGGAAAWAASGTLATPASAQTKPGQPTYHYLPANSDTVHWGYFSKLLKPQLEVDSGDYITIEAVTHHAGDDVERMVKGDPGIESIYLWTKDKKGVNRRGAGPIDGKQLGRGAGEGFGVHILTGPVFVRGAEPGDIIEVRIMDVNPRPCANPAYPGKSFGSNAAAWWGFHYNDLLTDPKPREVCTIYEIDTSGQQNWAHAVYNFRWVPQTDPYGVVHKIIDYPGVPVDHSIVQENHNILKNVRIPIRPHFGVMGLAPKEADIVDSIPPSYFGGNIDNWRIGKGATLYYPVAVPGGLFSVGDSHAAQGDSELCGTAIEMSLTGTFQLILHKQNSLSGALAGLNYPLLETQDEWVLHGFSFPNYLAELGATAQQDIYKKSSIDLALRDAFRKMRSFLITTKGLSEDEAISLMSIGVDFGVTQVVDGNWGIHAIIKKNLFAGIATA